Proteins encoded within one genomic window of Paramisgurnus dabryanus chromosome 13, PD_genome_1.1, whole genome shotgun sequence:
- the fxyd7 gene encoding FXYD domain containing ion transport regulator 7 isoform X2: MAAPTESYKYLDQSAFNYDYETLRTTGVILASVMFVAGILIALSKKCKCSKASKSSPDEGLQPQKTEIPPQTV; the protein is encoded by the exons ATGGCAGCTCCAACAG AGTCATACAAATATTTGGACCAGAGTGCCTTTAACTATG ATTATGAGACATTAAGGACCACGGGTGTCATCTTGGCTTCGGTTATGTTTGTGGCTGGGATTCTCATTGCTCTGA GTAAAAAGTGCAAATGCTCAAAAGCATCCAA ATCAAGTCCAGATGAAGGCCTTCAGCCACAAAAGACAGAAA ttcccCCTCAGACTGTGTAA
- the fxyd7 gene encoding FXYD domain containing ion transport regulator 7 isoform X1: MAAPTESYKYLDQSAFNYDYETLRTTGVILASVMFVAGILIALNQVQMKAFSHKRQKFPLRLCKEDTYVRFVGPFHRGNAQTKVTYRNVEESRTYLTSFCNLSLNGDLLLYF, translated from the exons ATGGCAGCTCCAACAG AGTCATACAAATATTTGGACCAGAGTGCCTTTAACTATG ATTATGAGACATTAAGGACCACGGGTGTCATCTTGGCTTCGGTTATGTTTGTGGCTGGGATTCTCATTGCTCTGA ATCAAGTCCAGATGAAGGCCTTCAGCCACAAAAGACAGAAA ttcccCCTCAGACTGTGTAAAGAAGATACATATGTGCGATTTGTTGGCCCATTTCACAGAGGAAATGCTCAGACGAAGGTTACTTACAGGAATGTGGAGGAAAGTAGAACATACTTGACCTCTTTTTGTAACCTCAGCTTGAATGGTGATCTATTGCTGTATTTTTAG
- the nfkbid gene encoding NF-kappa-B inhibitor delta isoform X1, which translates to MHFQKSPKEKACYPLPTVKKLLEQKRKRETSSAPPSCSTVTYTAGGPASALTSVQSPTAGASVSYPDMGAVRYDRWEVPSIHQPHSSLQQCNPFQFMSNFSQTGQTLGTGYSSRQMQECHDAQTTQQYSITVDCPVTASGTDMTGTVSAQSSIQCWPSQSREDHATPYLQDYRTQMDMVKLQEARVFLQNMDYSRTTWQDDDGDTILHIYTAKGLREYAYAAAEKLFELGKLDSKEHKGKTALLVAVAANQPEIVQDLLSLGADITTCDVNGQTALHLAATYGFPRVMQVILSTGLRVDLEARNFEGLTALHCAVISHCGTMKAINACSSSSTWLADGSLQTQAEDKLMCLRLIINAGATITSQEIKSNKTVLHLAVKEGNIHLVRFLLSLPFPDMPAFINLKAHGHTALHMAAGLHGSPCQEELIRLLLRCGADPSIRNLENDQPAHLLQSGDRGERLKLILKKKSASRRRFTSLQDQE; encoded by the exons CACCAAAGGAAAAGGCGTGTTACCCTCTGCCCACAGTGAAGAAACTCCTGGAGCAGAAGAGAAAAAGGGAGACTTCCTCAGCACCCCCTTCCTGCTCTACAGTGACTTACACTGCTGGTGGACCTGCATCT GCGCTGACATCCGTTCAATCTCCCACTGCCG GGGCCAGTGTTAGCTACCCAGACATGGGAGCTGTTAGATACGACAGATGGGAAGTTCCCAGCATTCATCAGCCTCATTCTTCCCTACAGCAGTGCAATCCGTTTCAATTCATGTCCAACTTTTCTCAGACTGGACAGACTCTTGGTACTGGCTACAGCTCTCGGCAGATGCAGGAGTGCCACGATGCCCAGACAACACAGCAATAT TCAATCACAGTCGATTGTCCTGTTACTGCATCTGGGACTGATATGACCGGAACTGTCTCTGCTCAGAGTTCCATACAGTGTTGGCCATCTCAATCCAGAGAAGATCACGCCACCCCGTATCTTCAGGATTACAGGACACAGATGGATATGGTGAAGCTACAAGAGGCTCGAGTCTTCCTGCAGAATATGGATTACAGTAGAACCACCTGGCAGGATGATGACGGGGACAC GATTTTACATATCTACACGGCTAAAGGTTTGAGGGAATATGCTTATGCTGCTGCAGAGAAACTTTTTGAACTGGGGAAGTTGGACTCCAAGGAGCACAAGGGCAAG ACTGCTTTGCTGGTGGCTGTAGCAGCCAATCAGCCAGAGATAGTCCAAGACTTACTCTCACTTGGTGCAGACATCACCACATGTGATGTTAATGGTCAAACCGCACTTCATCTGGCTGCCACCTATGGTTTCCCCCGAGTCATGCAG GTTATTCTTTCCACTGGACTCAGAGTGGACCTGGAGGCTCGTAATTTTGAAG GTCTGACTGCTCTGCACTGTGCTGTGATCTCTCACTGTGGGACGATGAAGGCTATAAATGCCTGCTCCTCATCTTCAACATGGCTCGCTGATGGCAGTCTGCAGACTCAGGCAGAAGATAAACTGATGTGCTTGCGGTTAATTATAAATGCTGGGGCCACAATAACCAGCCAG GAAATCAAAAGCAACAAGACAGTTCTTCACCTGGCAGTGAAGGAGGGGAATATCCATCTCGTGCGCTTTCTCTTGAGTCTGCCGTTCCCTGATATGCCGGCCTTCATCAACCTGAAA gcTCACGGGCACACAGCCCTCCACATGGCCGCGGGGCTTCATGGAAGCCCCTGTCAGGAGGAATTGATCAGGCTGCTGCTGAGATGTGGAGCTGATCCCAGCATCCGCAACCTAGAAAACGACCAACCCGCTCATCTACTGCAGAGCGGGGACAGAGGAGAAAGG CTCAAACTCATCTTGAAGAAGAAAAGTGCCTCTAGACGGCGTTTTACATCCTTACAGGACCAAGAGTGA
- the nfkbid gene encoding NF-kappa-B inhibitor delta isoform X2: MGAVRYDRWEVPSIHQPHSSLQQCNPFQFMSNFSQTGQTLGTGYSSRQMQECHDAQTTQQYSITVDCPVTASGTDMTGTVSAQSSIQCWPSQSREDHATPYLQDYRTQMDMVKLQEARVFLQNMDYSRTTWQDDDGDTILHIYTAKGLREYAYAAAEKLFELGKLDSKEHKGKTALLVAVAANQPEIVQDLLSLGADITTCDVNGQTALHLAATYGFPRVMQVILSTGLRVDLEARNFEGLTALHCAVISHCGTMKAINACSSSSTWLADGSLQTQAEDKLMCLRLIINAGATITSQEIKSNKTVLHLAVKEGNIHLVRFLLSLPFPDMPAFINLKAHGHTALHMAAGLHGSPCQEELIRLLLRCGADPSIRNLENDQPAHLLQSGDRGERLKLILKKKSASRRRFTSLQDQE, from the exons ATGGGAGCTGTTAGATACGACAGATGGGAAGTTCCCAGCATTCATCAGCCTCATTCTTCCCTACAGCAGTGCAATCCGTTTCAATTCATGTCCAACTTTTCTCAGACTGGACAGACTCTTGGTACTGGCTACAGCTCTCGGCAGATGCAGGAGTGCCACGATGCCCAGACAACACAGCAATAT TCAATCACAGTCGATTGTCCTGTTACTGCATCTGGGACTGATATGACCGGAACTGTCTCTGCTCAGAGTTCCATACAGTGTTGGCCATCTCAATCCAGAGAAGATCACGCCACCCCGTATCTTCAGGATTACAGGACACAGATGGATATGGTGAAGCTACAAGAGGCTCGAGTCTTCCTGCAGAATATGGATTACAGTAGAACCACCTGGCAGGATGATGACGGGGACAC GATTTTACATATCTACACGGCTAAAGGTTTGAGGGAATATGCTTATGCTGCTGCAGAGAAACTTTTTGAACTGGGGAAGTTGGACTCCAAGGAGCACAAGGGCAAG ACTGCTTTGCTGGTGGCTGTAGCAGCCAATCAGCCAGAGATAGTCCAAGACTTACTCTCACTTGGTGCAGACATCACCACATGTGATGTTAATGGTCAAACCGCACTTCATCTGGCTGCCACCTATGGTTTCCCCCGAGTCATGCAG GTTATTCTTTCCACTGGACTCAGAGTGGACCTGGAGGCTCGTAATTTTGAAG GTCTGACTGCTCTGCACTGTGCTGTGATCTCTCACTGTGGGACGATGAAGGCTATAAATGCCTGCTCCTCATCTTCAACATGGCTCGCTGATGGCAGTCTGCAGACTCAGGCAGAAGATAAACTGATGTGCTTGCGGTTAATTATAAATGCTGGGGCCACAATAACCAGCCAG GAAATCAAAAGCAACAAGACAGTTCTTCACCTGGCAGTGAAGGAGGGGAATATCCATCTCGTGCGCTTTCTCTTGAGTCTGCCGTTCCCTGATATGCCGGCCTTCATCAACCTGAAA gcTCACGGGCACACAGCCCTCCACATGGCCGCGGGGCTTCATGGAAGCCCCTGTCAGGAGGAATTGATCAGGCTGCTGCTGAGATGTGGAGCTGATCCCAGCATCCGCAACCTAGAAAACGACCAACCCGCTCATCTACTGCAGAGCGGGGACAGAGGAGAAAGG CTCAAACTCATCTTGAAGAAGAAAAGTGCCTCTAGACGGCGTTTTACATCCTTACAGGACCAAGAGTGA